TCGAACAGGTTCGCAGGCTTCGCTATCCAGCGCGAAGTCAGGTAGTCCTCCGCAGGAAGTTCCTCTGGCCTGTGCTGGGCCCAGTATCCCTCGGGGAACATCAGCCCGTTGCGCCTGGAATTCTCCATGAAGGGGGCCATCATGTCATGATGTTTACCATACTTCGTGCAGTACTGGGCGAACTGCAGGGCAGTGCCGTAGCAGCCAGGAGGTCCCCACAGGGACCGGCCAACGCCAAGAGCATAGTTGCCGGGTACTTCGTCGGCCGCACTGATGCCGCCGTGGTTATATCGGCCCTCGTAGTTATGCCAGCCCTTCACCACCAGGCACGTGTTGGCGAGGCCGTCACCGATTGCCTGAGCGGCCACAGTGATGGCAGCCGACATACAGCCCGGCGCGTGCATTTTGAACTTGACGTTAGTCAGTTCCGGCATGTTCTCCTCAAGCCAGTCGGCGCTGAGCTGACCGATGCCGTCTAGCGGGTCGTCCGTCTGGTTAAAGGCGTTGACCACATCCATGGGCAAGGGCGTACCTTCCGGCCAGGGAGCTCCAGTCGTAGTGACAGGGACTATAACGAGTCCATCTACCTGGTCAGGGCTGACACCGGCGTCTTCAATAGCCTGGCGCATCGACTGGATGCTGCCCGCGCCAACGGTTGTTTCTGGCCTGCCGTCCCAACGGCGGGCGGTTGGCGAGTGGCCGACGCCGACTGCCGCAACCTTTCCTCGGTGTTCCCACACGCCGAGTCCCTCGACTGATCTGTACATAGATTCAGGGGCATCTATCGTGGTCATCTCATTACTCCCTTGCGGTTTCGAGTGTCAGCTTGATTGTGTTGTGGGACAGATGGCTTCAGTGACGCTTAGATGCTCGCGTTCAGCCTACAACCTGCCACTCGGGCACCTTCTGGCCGTTGGCGGTCGCTTCGAAGATGACCTTCACGGCACCACCAACGGGCACTTCGTCGATTGGTGTGCCTGGCAGTGAGGAATACATCTGGACGCCAGGATCTTCCTCCAGCGTGATGACAGCCAGGTTGTACGGCTGGTCCTCCTGAAGAAGCCTGATCGGACAGTCATACACGACACAGTAATTGTATATCGTGCCCCGACCGCTCATCTGCTTCCACTCGAGATTGTCACCCGAGCCGCATCCACCGCAGTCCGGCAGTGGAGGGTTTTGGAGCCGGTCGCAGGCGGTGCAATTCTGTATTACCAGTCTGCCTTCGTTCGCAGCTTCCCAGAATGGTCCAGTCAGCTCATCTGGAACCACACCCTGCTTAACCATGTTCTCCTCCCAATGCAAATTGTCGAATACCGAAAGTCGGTCTTGCGACCCTCACAGATAATAATGCAGTCAGGCGGAGATGCCAACCGCACCCCCCAGCCGAAGTCTCATGCCCTAATCTTCGGTTAGAGGATCTCAAGGGCCACTGGGGCCACTGACTGCTTACTCTTCAAATGTGAACTGGGCTGTACGCCGCCAGAGGTCCACGCCATGCAGGCGAAGTGTGACCTCGGAACCTGCCGACACAGAGCCCGGAAGCGCGGCAAGGGTACGGAAGGGCCACTCTGAAAGTTCCAGGAGAGCGGAGCGACGGCCAGCGTTCTCCAGGACGAAGGCCTGGTGGACAGCATCTCCGTTCTCTGCCACCGTGTTCATCCTGCGGCTGTCCAGCCACTTAAGGAAGAAGTAACTGCGCCGGTTGTTCTCAATCCGGGAGATCTGCCTGATCTGCATGTCGGCCCGGTGCGCCACGGAGGTAACCGCCTCCTCATCGTAGAGTGTTCCTGACTCTCGCAGGTGATGTGAGATCTGACGCTGGACCAGCAGGTCCGGATAACGTCTCAGAGGAGACGTCGCCTGTGTGTACGCGTCGACGCCCAGCCCTCCGTGTCGTCCGGGCTTCACGCTGACGGTGGCTGCTGTCAGTCGTCTGGTCATCAGGAATGCCCGAAGTGGCCCCTCTGGAACCTGAGAGATTATGTCGGACATATCCGGCAGCGCCTGAGACCGAAACGGTGCGGGCAGCTCGTTTTCGACGCAATACCGTGCGAGCAGTGAGTTGCACAGGACCATGCACTCCTCGATCAGGCCGCGAGCGGGCGCGAGCCGGGGCACCACTCGTACGCTGATTGTACCGCAACTATTCACCTTCACCGATAGCTCGTCTCTGTCCAGGCTCAACGCACCGCCGGCGTCTCGCGCAGCCCTCAGTGATCTCGCCAGCCGGTGCAGGGTGTGCAGTTCAGCGTGAAGCGGGTGAGATGAGTCTTGAATAGCGGAGTCGGCTTCCTGGTATGACAGCGCATGGTCGCTGCGAATGACTGATTTCACAACATTCCAGGTGTTCACGTCCCCGTCTTCAGTCATGTCGACCAGAACACTGACCGCGGCTCTTGACTCTCCGGGGTTTAGACTTCCCGAGCCTGCGGACACTGCAGCGGGCAGCATGCTGATGGTCTGCTCGGGTAGGTACAGCGACGACATCCTGCGATCTGCCTCGACATCGAGGGCTGACCCCGCATCGATAAGGGCGCCCGCGTCCGTGATGTGAATGCCGATTCGGTACAGGCCTGTTTCAATAGTCTCAACAGAGAGAGCGTCGTCCCTGTCTCGCGTGTCTGCGTCGTCAATCGTGATCGTCAGCAGGCCCGTTAAGTCGCTCCGGTCACGGTCTGCCAGCAGCTGGGCCTGGTCAGTACGTCCTGCCTCCTCGAGTGCCTGTTCAGCAAACTCGGTTGGGATGTCGTTCCGACCCAGGTCCAGGTGCTCGTCGGCATCCACGACCTCAAGTGCAACAAGCTTATCGAATGCCGCGCGCTGAAGGTCGCGACCGCGCACTCCTGCGTTCTCAAGGAATCGCTTAACGAAACCAGCCCTCGAGTAGTCGTCCCCGTGCAGAACGAAGTCCCTGATCTGTCCGAGGACTTGGGACTGAAATTCAGTCAGTGACTCCGGTAAGTGACCGTCCCGGAACGCGCCTGTCAACTCGTCAGCGTCTGCCGTACGTTGCTGCTGCCGCTGCCTTCGATCGGTCATTGCCTCGACGGTTTCTCGGTCCCTGGGAATGAAGTGAGTGCCGTCACGGACGAACAGCAGGTCGTCGTCGAGAACGTAGAGAAGAATCGCGACCGACTGCTGCGCTGAAGGCTCTTGGCCGAGGTAGAGCTCTCCGATATCGGAAAGCGTCAGGGCATCGCCGTCGTCGCAGACAACGTCCCAGACTTCCCCCAGGTCAAGGTCACTGAGTGCCGACTCCGACTGAAGTCCGAAGTCCTCTACTGCCTCAAACCCAGCCGCCGTTACCCCTGTCTCGTAGATTACTCGCGACTGACTAAGTCTGGCCTCCCGGTTGCGGCCAATGGCAAGTCGGAGGCGATTTCCAACCGGTTCGATAACCCGGACCAGGCGCGGACCGGCGTCTAGCTGGACTAGGATGATTTCCCCTGGCTGCATAGGAGCTATTCCCTGGGCGGCTGACTGGTTCCGAGGCGCTCGCCGGAGTGCATTAGTGGCGAAACGGAACTTGACTCGACGTTATGCCGGGGTCGGCAGCCTGGGAACTACCTCCTTGACCAGGAGCTCCATGGAGCGCACCCAGCTATCGTATGGCTGCCATTCGTGGCCCATCGCAAGCAGTACGCCGAAACCTCCCACGTCGTCGTAGAGCGTGCCCAATTTCTCAGTCACTTCGTCTGGGCTTCCAACGACGAACACATTGTCTATGAGGTATTCTGCGTCGACGTCCGAGTCAGGCATGTCAGGATCGACCTTGAACAGGTCCGTCATCCCCAATTTAGGCATGAGCTTCAGGAAGTACTGCTCGAAGTCGCGCCTGAGCACACCGTTCAATGCCTCCTCACGGGCTTGTTCGGACGTCTCGGCCACGTAGATCTCTCTCGCGATCCGCCAGTCTGCCCGGTTAGGAGTCTGCCCCGTGTTTTCGGCCCCCTTTTCAACCGCGTCCCAGTGGGTACTGAGAATTCGCGACGGCACGAGGTTGATGCTCATGGGAATCCATCCCCGTTCGCCAGCCAGTATCAGCGTATCCGAGTTGGGTGACACGCCGGCGACTCCGATAGGAGGGTGAGGCTTCTGGTAGGGAGTAACGTGAAAACGTAGACCGAAGTCATCCACAGGTTCCGGGATGGTGAACTTCCAGAACTCGTTCTCATAGGTGCCGGGCTTTGGGTCATTCCAGATTTCCAGGATTAAGTCGATGGAGTCGCGCGTCATCCTCCTGTGCCCATCACCGCGAGGGTCGAAACCGAACACCTCGAAGTCACCAGGGAATCCACCGGACCCGACTCCCCACTGGAACCGCCCCTTGGCCATGTGGTCTAGCTGGGCAATCCGGTGTGCAATCATGAACGGGTTGTGGTTGGGCATACAGGTCACGCCGGTCCCGAGCTTGATGTTACTCGTGCGCGCCAGCGCATTGGCGATGAACATGTCAGGGGCCGGGATGTTCTCCCACACTGTCGTGAAGTGCTCGCCAATCCACGCCTCTGAATAGCCCAGGCTGTCGAGGACCTCGATCTGGTGGAGGTCGTCCTCAAGGGTCTGCGTGATGTCAGACCCCGGAGGGTGCAGCGGCATAGTGAAGAATCCGACCTGCATCTCGCATCTCCATGTCGTGACTGCGGTTTCTCGGTGAGAGTCGCCCTGCGCTGACCAACTCTCCCGAATTGCTGCCTGAATGTTATCAGATGCCTTGCTTCTAAACGATCCGGTGTAGACTCTAGCGGATTGAAAATCACAGTGGAGTAATCAATGAACAGCAAAGACCAGAGCGCCCTGGATATTCTGAAAGACCTCGGAGAACGTCCTGCTGCGCCATTTCACGAGGAGCCAGTCGCGACATACATCTTTAGTCGGCTAGCAGATCTCGGCTTGTCCCCACTCAGGGACGAGTTCGGCAACGTCATCGTCCACTACTCTAACTCCGATGCAGATGACCCTCCGATCGCCTTCGTCGCACACATGGACCATCCGGGTTTCGAAGTTGACGGGGTGGACGAAGTTGGCCCGGTCGGTGTCGCGCTAGGTGGAGTCCCGGAGGTCTCCCTTTCAAACCCGGCAGAGGTACTTGCGCTGATGCCGGATGGCCGGAGAGTACGAGGACGAACGGCTGAACTAGACGTAGAGTCCAGGAGAGTCCGTTTCGACCTCGACGAGGCCGTTGAGATCGTTCCCCCGGTTCCAGTGGTCTTCGATCTGCCGGACTTCGAATTGGACGGCAACTTCATCAGGATGCGGGCCGCTGACGACCTCGCCGGATGTGCCGCGGCGCTTTCCGCGATCGAACGACTTGTCGCGGTCGGCGCCGAGGCCAGCGTGTATGGCGTATTCACCCGAGCAGAAGAAGGTGGACTGTTCGGCGCGCGGTTGATGGCAGAGGCGCGGACTCTCCCAATGGAGACCTTTGTGGTATCCATTGAGTCCAGCCCGCTGATCCCAGGAATAGAGCAGGGCGGAGGTCCTGTTATTCGCACGGGTGATGCACTCTTCACGTTCGACGCGGATGCAGAGCAGGTGATGATTGTCGCCCGCGAGTCTATCCGCGCCAGGAATCCCGACTTCAAGTCCCAGCGCCAGCTTATGAGTGGTGGAGTGTGTGAAGGGACCGCCTTCGCGGTCTGGGGCTACCGGGCTACGGGGATGGCGTTCCCGCTTGGAAACTACCACAACGCTACAACGGGAATTCGAGATCCCAACTCAGGCATAGGTGCTGAGTTCATTCGCGTGGAGGACTTCCTTGGTGGCGTCGAGTTGCTTGCTGAGGCCGCGGTCAGCGTCTCGAAACGCCACGACTCGCCTGCGCGGGAGAGAGTGCGGGAAGTCCCAGCCGATGTGCGTGCTCGTATGACGCGCCCTACGACTTGAGTGTCTGGACGGAGTTAGTCCGCCTCGCTGACGTCCCAGCCGTCGAGTACCCAGTAACCCACCCTGGGCAGATCAGAAACAGTCGACAGTCCCTGGGCCCTCTTGAGTCGCTGGATATTGAACAGGTGGGTGATCTCCTCGAAGTAGACGTGACGAATCGATCCTTCCATCTGCATGTTCACCGTGCTGGGATCCTCCGTGGGAGTGACGGCAGTTGGATGAGCCTTGATCATCAGCCCCCAACTTTCGTTGAGTGTCACAGTGACTGAGTGTGCCCTGAGGAAGCCGACGTTGCGCTCGCTGAGCACCCGGCGAGTCAGGTCGATTCCCTCTTGCAGCTTGCTGAGGATGACCGGCAGGTCGTAATACTTCGTTTCGTCCATACGCCGGTCGAAAGGAGAAGCTGCCAGCCCGTCGACGTCCTCGACTCCGTGTTCGCCATCAGGGAAAGTCACGTCTCCCCAGCGAAGAATCAGCCACCGGTATATCAGGGATGCCATGTGACTTAGCTGTACACGGATGCTCCACTCTGCCCAGCCGTAGTCGTCGGATGTCCAGTTGAGCTGCTCATCGGTCAGACTTTCGACCTCGTTTGCGATCAGCTCGTAGAGAGCGTCGTACTCGGGAAAGAGCGCAGATGCTGGTGACTCGTCTGTGATCGGCTGGTTGGTCATGACTAGATTCCCTTCAGGGCGATCTTGAGATGTTCCATTGAGAGGTTTCCTCCGCTCAGGACAATCGCGACCTTCTTGCCCTCGAGGCGGTCCTTTATCTTGATCGCTCCCGCGAGTGACGCGGCGCCAGCATGTTCCACCAGGTTGTGAGTCTGCTCGAGGTGCGTGACGATCGCCTGGTTCATCTCGTCTTCTGTCACAAGGATGAAGTCGTCCAGATGTTCACGCAGAATGCTGAGGGGGAGTTCGTACCCGGTACCCGTGGCCAGTCCCTCGGCTGATGACCTCATGGGAGCTTCGACTATGTGCCCCTCTCTCCACGACAGGTACACGGCGGGCGCCTGCTCGGCCTGAACGCCGATTACCTGTATGTCAGGATTTATCGACTTCGCAACGATGCAAACGCCGCTCGCACCACTGCCACCGCCAACCGGGACGACGATGACGTCCACGTCTGGCAGGTCTTCCAGGATCTCCAGGCTATACGTGCCCACACCAGCGATCAGGTTTGGCTCATTGACGGCGTGGACGTAGCGGTATCCCTCTTCTTTCGACAGACGCTCGATGTACTCCCGTGATTCGTCGAAGTATTCACCATGATGGATCACCTTGGCGCCTAGATTGCGCATCGAGGCGACCTTTCCGGGGTTGGCGTTCATTGGGACGGCTACGTACGCCTTCGAACCGAACACGCTCGCAGCATATGCGATTGACTGGCCGTGGTTGCCGCTGGATGCCGTCGCGACCCCGCGTTCCAACTCGGACTCAGAGAGCTGAGACAGCAGGTTGATCCCGCCTCGCATCTTGAATGCGCCCAGACGCTGGTGGTTCTCATGCTTGACATGGACCTCCTCCGCGCCGATCAGCTTCTCAAGTCCGATATAGCGGTGGAGCGGAGTCCGGGTTACGTAACCTTCTATGCGCCCTTTGGCCTGGATAACGTCATGAAGTGTGGGTGCGTTCAACTGATACCTCTGGTTCATCGACCAGCTTAAGGCTGGCTTGGTTACAGGAGGCAGACTGTGAGGTTCTGCCCCGTTCAATTTCTGATGAGTCCAGCTTCAAACTGGACCGAAATCAGCATAAGGGTTTGCACTTACTCAATGGAAGTTTAGTAACCCATTGAGTGATTCTCTCTGTGATAGGATTGGCCCAGGCTCGAATCCGGTTCAGGGGAGGCGAATGTGGCTACTGCAGCACCATCAAGACCACAGATCGATACTGGCAGAAGCACGGTGTATTCCAGCGGTGGCGTGGTGGTTTCGATTTCGCCGTTCGCAGCCTCAGCCGGAGCAAAGGTCTTGGCAGATGGCGGAAACGCATTCGACGCCGCCGTGGCCGTGGCCGCTGTAGAAGCGGTCACCGTACCACCGGCATGTGGAGTGGGCGGCGAGCCGTTCGTCATCATGCATGATGCGAAAACGGGCAAGGTCCACGGTCTGACAGGGAGCGGACGCGCACCCCTGGCGGCCAATCGCGACTTCTTCGTCGAACGCGGTCACAACTTCATGCCTCTTCAAGGTCCTCTTGCGGCAGCGATCCCGGGGGAAGTTCTCGCATGGGAGGAGATCGTCGAGCGTCATGGCTCACGATCACTGGCACAGTTGCTGGGACCAGCCATCGGTTATGCCGAGGAGGGCTTTCCCATCAGTGACCAGCTTGGCGGTGGCTTCGACGTCCTGAACGCCAAGCTGGCTCAGTTCCCAGACTCAAGGGACATCTTCACGAATGACGGCAGCCCCCTGCTGGCAGGTCAGTTACTCGTGCAGAAGAACCTCGCCAAGACCCTGCGTACCGTCGCTTCTGGCGGTGCTGAGGCTTTCTACAAGGGCGATATCGGTAGAGAAATGGCGCGCGCCATCCAGGCCGCCGGTGGACTGTACACCGCCGAGGAGATAGCCGATCACCAGAATATCTGGTACGAGCCGCCTATCTCCACGACATATCGCGGCAACACTGTTTACGAGACGGCCCCGCCATCTCAGGGCCTCGTGCTGCTGGAAATGCTCAACATCCTGGAGGGTTACGACGTCTCAAGTCTCGGTTTCTATAACGCCGAGGCGGTGCACACTATGGTCGAGGCGAAAAAGCTGGCCTTCGCTGACCGCAATCGCTACGCGGGCGATCCAGAGTTCGTATCAACGCCCGTGGACGAACTCATCTCGAAGAGGTTCGCCACCCAGCGCAGGCAGCTGATAACTTCACAATCAGGCTCGTACGAAGCTGGCCCAATCGCCACGCCGATACCTGGCGACGGCAATACCAGCTACTTCTGCGTCGTGGACGCAGAGGGCAACGCTCTCTCATTCATTCACAGCCTGTCTATGGGATTCGGAAGCGGCTTCGTCGCAGGTAACACCGGCGTCCTGCTGAACAACCGAATTGGTCGTGGTTTCAGCCTTGTGGATGGACACCCCAACGTCATCGAAGGCGGCAAGCGCACCATGCACACGCTGAACGCGTACATGGTCATGCGCGACGACAGGCCCTACCTCGTGGGAGGGACGCCTGGTGGCGACAGGCAGATTGCGTGGAATGCGCAGGTCATCACCAATGTGCTCGACCATGGCATGTCGGCGCAGGAAGCTGTGGAGGCCCCCAGGTGGGCCTCATTCCCCAGCACCGACCCTCACGACGTAGACAAGCCGTTCGTGATCGAGCTGGAAGAGGGAATGGAGCAGGCCGACATCGACGAGTTGGAGGCCAGGGGCCACACTGTTGAGGTCAATCAGGGCCGCGCCTTCGGCGGTTCCGCGAAGCTGATAGTAATCGACCCCGCCACCGGCATCCGGACCGCAGGCTCCGACCCCAGAACCGACGGCCACGCCGCACCTGTGTAAAGCTCAAGAGGGCATTCCAGTAGGCTTCAGTTCACGGCTCTCTTTATGCACCGGTCAGATGTTTCATGAAACATTTGACAGACCCAAGGAATGTTCATATAGTTCGGCAACATAAGACAAACCCCGGAGGATTTCGCAACACCAAGAAGTAACGTAAGCCGATACTCATTGAGATCTCCAGCAGAGAGGTAGCCGATGCAGTCAGCCCGACTATGCTTGAAGACCTTGGCACTTTTGGGAGTGACAGCCGCGATAATGCTGTCGGTCGCCGCCTGTGGAGCAGCGGAATCACCTTCGGCTCCTCAGCAGCCAGCGCAGCCCGCGGCCGCAGCACCAGCACAGCCTGCAGCCGCAGGTGCTCAGACTTCACCTGCCTCCCCAGTGCAGCCAGCGCAGCCAGCCGCTGCCATGCCCGCCGCGACAGCTGCCCCTGCAGCGACTCCGGAATTTATCCAACCAGGTGCGATCCCAAAGAGAGCCGTCCCCACCCCTGCGGCTGCCATGGCTACCATGGGACCCGAGGGCTCCCTCGTCTTTGCGGACGAGGATATCGACTTCCCAGCGAGGGTCCCCAAGAAGACCGGCTGCACGGACCACGACAATAACATCCGTTGGGGCGTAGACGAAGGCGCCATATTCTGGAGCGCTGAAGAGGTCGCTTACGAGCCTGGCCTCGCGACTGGTTGGGAGTTCAGCGACGACCTCCTCCAGTTGACCTTCGACATCAGAAGAGGTGTCCAGTACCATGACGGCTGGGGAGAGGTGACAGGCCACGACTGGAAGTGGGCCTGGGAGACCACAATGGAGCAGGACTCCGTATTCCCAATCTTCCTGGGTCGAGACCACATAGACCGGATTGAAGTCCCTGATGACTACACCGTGTCCATGCACTTGACTAAGCCCAACATCTTCTTCCTGGACACCAACATACCCAGCGCAGGTTGTGGCAGCGTCCCATTCGCTAGCAAGAGGCGTGTGGACGAACTGGGTGAAGAGGAAGCCCACACCAACCTCACCGGAGGGACCGGACCCTTCAAGTACACGAGATTCGATTCGGGCGACCGCGCGGAGCTTGAAGCTGTGCCCGGTCACTGGAGGAACGACTCCAACTACGCGAATGTGACGATGGTGGAGATTCAGGAGTCAGCTACACAGGTAGCCGCGCTGCTTGTTGGAGAGATTGATGCAGCCATTGTTCCAGTAACGCAGGCGGAGCGCTTCGAAGGCTCGAAAGTGGAACTGCGGCGGCAGCGAGGTGGCGGCTACCAGCGCCTCTATGCACAGGGCCGCTTCTGCATGAAGGTGTCTCTCGACGGTACTGTGCCGGTCGACCCGTATCCGAGGCCCGGCTATGATCCCACCAAACCCTGGGTCGGTGATTGCGAGAGCCCCGAGGAGCAGGAGAACGCCAGGAAGGTACGCTGGGCCGTTTCGATGTCAATCGACCGGCAGGGAATCGTTGACAACATCCTGGGCGGGTTCGGACGGCAGCCTGGACCAGCCGAAATGGTGGGTGTGACCTATGACAAGTACTACCTGGACAAGTGGGCCGTCCCATACGACCCCGACATGGCCAGGCAGTATCTGGTTGAAGCGGGTTACCCTGACGGGTTCGAAATGGAGATGCGCTGCACGACCGGTCACCCGCTCATGGTTGAGATGTGCGAGGCGATCGCGAAGGGGATTACCGACATCGGGATCGATGTCAACGTCGTGACGATGGCCTACTCGGCGAACCGACCGTGTGTCGTCGCTCGTGAGTGCGGCAACTGGTGGTTCCGCACCGGGGGCGAGGGTCTAGGTCTGAACCCCGAGATCGCGTTGCTGCGCCGCAACTCTGTTCGCACGTTCAACCCCGGTTTCGAAATCCGCGAGCAGCTTGAGATCCTGGCCAAGATCGACGCTTGCAAGAACACCGAGTGCCTGGACGAGTTCCGAGACGTCCACTGGGACTGGTGGCACCACAACCAGCAGATTATCGGGGTTGTCGAGACATTCGGACTCATCGGTGTTAACACTGAGAAGATCGGAGAGTGGGAGATCCCGTTCGGTATGGGTGGACTTGCCGCCTTTGACAGGATCCAGAAGCCCTAGGACCCCTCAATGAAAGCCTTCCTGGTTAGAAGGGCAGGGATGTCCCTGGTCACCCTGCTGGCGGTCAGCATGTTGGTATTCATGCTGGCGCGCCTGCAGGGTGACCCTCGAGCTGTGATGCTCTCGGACTACACCACGAACGAGCAGTACGAGGCTTGGGGTCGCGAGATGGGCCTCGATAAGCCTATTGCGGTCCAGTATGTGGTCTATATCGGAAAGGTAATGAAGGGTGACCTCGGGGATTCACTGCTGCAGGACGGTACCTCCGTGGCCACTCTTCTCTGGCGCAGGATTCCCAACACCGTTCAACTTGCAATGGCCGCCTTTGCAGTCGCCCTCATCCTGGGCATCCCCCTGGGTGTGCTAGCGGCGGTCACGAGGGGTAGCGTGTGGGACTACGGAGCCCGCAGCTTTGCGATATTCGGACACTCCGCCCCGTCGTTCTGGGTAGGACTTATTTTCATTGTTGTATTCGCCGTCGAGTTAGGTTGGTTTCCGACGTCTCGCAAGGTGGACTGGGACAGCATTGTGCTCCCGGCTATGGCGCTCGGATGGGGTGCGGCCGGAGGCATTTTGCGCTTGATGCGCTCTTCCATGTTGGAAGTTCTCGACTCAGAGTACGTGAAGTTGGCCAAAGCAAAGGGAATGTCATCGGTGCAGGTAGTTTGGAAGCATGCCTTCCGCAACGCACTGATCGCGCCCATCACTGCCGCCGGTCTCCTTTTTGCGGGTCTGATAACGGGTACAGTAGTGACTGAATCTGTGTTCGCATGGCCGGGACTTGGCCTGCTCGCCATACAGGCTGTCAACAAGTCCGACTATCCAGTGCTGCAGGGAGTGATCCTGCTGGTGACGTTCATCTATGTGCTCACTGCGCTCGCTGTCGACCTCCTGTACGCATACATAGACCCGAGAATCAAGTACAACTAGACCGAAATGTTTAGCAGAAGCGCACAGACACTCACTCCGGAACAGGCGCTCACCAGGCGCTCTGGTCCGCGTCTGTTTGGATTACCGATGCCTGAACTGCGTAGGTGGCCGGTGTCCTCGATCATCATCCTCGGACTGTTCGTTATCGCTGCAGGTGGCGCGGACTGGATATCTCCATACGAACTCAATGAAGGGGAACTGGGAGACCGGCACATTCCACCAATGTTCTTCGGCGGCACCGCCGAGCATGTCCTGGGCACGGACTATCTGGGTCGGGACATTCTGACCCGCACGATTTACGGCGCTCGAATATCGCTGATGGTGGCTGCCGTGGTATTAGGAGTAGGGGGGCTATTCGGAACCGTAGTAGGAATGATCTCCGGCTACTTCGGAGGCTGGGTGGACGAGATCATCATGCGCGTCGTGGACATCAAGTTCTCACTGCCGTTCATCCTCATTGCGCTGGCCCTTGCGCTCATCTTAGGCCCGAGTCTGCCTCTACTTCTCGGACTTCTGGCCTTCCTGATATGGGGAGGATTCGCGCGTCAGGTTCGCGGCGAGGTGCTTGTGCTGAAAGAGATGGACTATGTCGCCTTGGCCAAGGTCACCGGCGCATCTACCCCGCGCATACTCTACAAGCACATACTCCCCGGCGTGCTTAACACGATCGTCGTTGTGGCGACGATCCAGGTTGGCAACATCATCCTAGCTGAGGCGTCGCTGAGCTTCCTCGGCGCCGGAGTGCCTCCACCGACACCAGCGTGGGGCTCTATGGTCGCTCTTGGCCGGCTGTACGTCGTAGATGCATGGTGGGACAGCCTCGCGCCCGGCATGGTCATCGCCCTGGTCGTCATCGCCTTCACTCTGCTCGGCGACTGG
This window of the Dehalococcoidia bacterium genome carries:
- a CDS encoding ABC transporter substrate-binding protein, which produces MATMGPEGSLVFADEDIDFPARVPKKTGCTDHDNNIRWGVDEGAIFWSAEEVAYEPGLATGWEFSDDLLQLTFDIRRGVQYHDGWGEVTGHDWKWAWETTMEQDSVFPIFLGRDHIDRIEVPDDYTVSMHLTKPNIFFLDTNIPSAGCGSVPFASKRRVDELGEEEAHTNLTGGTGPFKYTRFDSGDRAELEAVPGHWRNDSNYANVTMVEIQESATQVAALLVGEIDAAIVPVTQAERFEGSKVELRRQRGGGYQRLYAQGRFCMKVSLDGTVPVDPYPRPGYDPTKPWVGDCESPEEQENARKVRWAVSMSIDRQGIVDNILGGFGRQPGPAEMVGVTYDKYYLDKWAVPYDPDMARQYLVEAGYPDGFEMEMRCTTGHPLMVEMCEAIAKGITDIGIDVNVVTMAYSANRPCVVARECGNWWFRTGGEGLGLNPEIALLRRNSVRTFNPGFEIREQLEILAKIDACKNTECLDEFRDVHWDWWHHNQQIIGVVETFGLIGVNTEKIGEWEIPFGMGGLAAFDRIQKP
- a CDS encoding ABC transporter permease, whose translation is MKAFLVRRAGMSLVTLLAVSMLVFMLARLQGDPRAVMLSDYTTNEQYEAWGREMGLDKPIAVQYVVYIGKVMKGDLGDSLLQDGTSVATLLWRRIPNTVQLAMAAFAVALILGIPLGVLAAVTRGSVWDYGARSFAIFGHSAPSFWVGLIFIVVFAVELGWFPTSRKVDWDSIVLPAMALGWGAAGGILRLMRSSMLEVLDSEYVKLAKAKGMSSVQVVWKHAFRNALIAPITAAGLLFAGLITGTVVTESVFAWPGLGLLAIQAVNKSDYPVLQGVILLVTFIYVLTALAVDLLYAYIDPRIKYN
- a CDS encoding ABC transporter permease codes for the protein MPELRRWPVSSIIILGLFVIAAGGADWISPYELNEGELGDRHIPPMFFGGTAEHVLGTDYLGRDILTRTIYGARISLMVAAVVLGVGGLFGTVVGMISGYFGGWVDEIIMRVVDIKFSLPFILIALALALILGPSLPLLLGLLAFLIWGGFARQVRGEVLVLKEMDYVALAKVTGASTPRILYKHILPGVLNTIVVVATIQVGNIILAEASLSFLGAGVPPPTPAWGSMVALGRLYVVDAWWDSLAPGMVIALVVIAFTLLGDWVRDRMDPRLRQT